The Borrelia hispanica CRI genome segment CTGCTTCTGAATTAATTGTAAGTAGAGTACTTAAATTTTTTGGGAAAGAAGTTCCATATAAAGATAATTTGCATATTAAAAAAGGAAAAGCATTAGAAAATTTAGGATTTGATGAGTTTCTACGTATTTATTCTGATAATATACAAGTTTTACATAAAAACAAATATGCTAATGGGATAGACAAATATAATTACTTCAAACGAGTAGGATTAGGAGATAATCTTGTTGGTGCAACAATAGATGGTTGGTTTATAAATAATCAAGGTGAAACAGAACTATTAGAGATTAAATGTAGTGATAGTAATTATTTAACATCAGCTATTACAGAATATAATCAAACAGGTAATTTTTTAGAAAGTAAATATTTCTTTAAATATTATGTTCAAGCACAAGTGCAACTTGCATGTACTGGCTTATCAAAATGCAATTTGTTCTTTTTAATTGGAGATGAGCCTGTTAATTGTGTTATAGAGAGGAATAATGGCTTTATAGCAAAAGTGATGATTTATATTGCGACATTTGATATGGAAGTTGAACGTATGTGTAATATCATAAAAAGAGATAAGTCTATTGATCTTGCAAATATTGATAT includes the following:
- a CDS encoding YqaJ viral recombinase family protein, which encodes ASELIVSRVLKFFGKEVPYKDNLHIKKGKALENLGFDEFLRIYSDNIQVLHKNKYANGIDKYNYFKRVGLGDNLVGATIDGWFINNQGETELLEIKCSDSNYLTSAITEYNQTGNFLESKYFFKYYVQAQVQLACTGLSKCNLFFLIGDEPVNCVIERNNGFIAKVMIYIATFDMEVERMCNIIKRDKSIDLANIDIEDLTNHIKLFLQDSKYYSDLSELNYKDEFVNFLNIVI